A genomic region of Methanomassiliicoccus sp. contains the following coding sequences:
- a CDS encoding lysine--tRNA ligase, with amino-acid sequence MHWADVEANNLLSRGRKHLINTGITPSGTLHVGTLREAITAEAVRKALSDKDADVRMIYLVDSWDPLRKRYPFLPESYEAEVGKPLAYIPCPCGEHKNYAQHYIQPFLDSIKELGIHCDVLWTHEQYELGRFAEVIDTAIRKKDDIARILKEVSGRDLPKDFFPYSPRCESCGRLTHAKVTGYEHPYVTYQCACGHTGEADIRKADGKMPWRIEWAAKWKVFDVTCEPFGKDHAAAGGSYDTGVRLAKEIFEFEAPYPIPYEFVQLKGKGQMHKSTGSTVTGVDALRITPASVMNYIVLRVNPSRHIDYDAGLGILDMVDEYDRVECMYYSGQCEERDRDLLRAYELSQPEKARSSLPLQVPYRHLVSLVQITDGFDGVLATLRRMGAVPDTASPEDLAILKQRVECVRYWLNSFAPDEVKFAVCECMPSCELSEQEKSFLKELLAAMEGVEWKGETIHDAMYGCAKGAPIGARGGFQVLYKIFCNQKQGPRLGFFLSTLDRDFVLARIREASC; translated from the coding sequence ACCGCCGAGGCGGTCCGCAAGGCCCTCTCGGACAAGGATGCCGATGTGCGCATGATCTACCTTGTGGATTCATGGGACCCCTTGAGGAAGCGCTATCCTTTCCTTCCAGAGAGCTATGAAGCGGAGGTGGGCAAGCCCTTGGCCTACATACCATGCCCCTGCGGGGAACATAAGAACTATGCCCAGCACTACATCCAGCCGTTCCTGGACTCCATAAAGGAGCTTGGCATTCATTGCGATGTGCTGTGGACCCATGAGCAGTATGAGCTCGGTCGCTTCGCGGAAGTGATCGATACTGCCATTCGCAAGAAGGATGATATCGCCAGGATATTGAAGGAGGTTAGTGGCAGGGACCTCCCCAAGGACTTCTTCCCGTACTCACCGCGTTGCGAGAGCTGCGGGCGCCTCACTCACGCCAAGGTCACCGGGTACGAGCATCCGTATGTGACATATCAGTGCGCTTGCGGACACACCGGCGAGGCCGATATTCGCAAGGCTGACGGCAAGATGCCATGGAGGATCGAGTGGGCCGCCAAATGGAAGGTGTTCGATGTGACCTGTGAACCCTTCGGAAAGGACCACGCGGCGGCAGGCGGCTCCTATGACACCGGCGTGAGGCTTGCCAAGGAGATCTTCGAGTTCGAAGCTCCCTACCCCATCCCCTATGAGTTCGTCCAGTTGAAGGGCAAGGGGCAGATGCATAAGTCCACCGGGTCGACCGTCACCGGGGTGGACGCCCTGCGCATCACCCCCGCATCGGTCATGAACTACATCGTCCTCCGGGTGAACCCCTCACGTCACATCGATTACGATGCCGGCCTGGGAATCCTGGACATGGTGGACGAGTACGATCGAGTGGAATGCATGTACTACTCGGGCCAGTGCGAGGAACGGGACCGTGACCTCCTCCGCGCCTACGAGCTATCTCAACCGGAGAAGGCGCGCTCCAGCCTACCTCTGCAGGTGCCCTACCGGCACCTGGTATCCCTGGTACAGATCACGGACGGCTTCGATGGCGTCCTGGCCACGCTCCGCCGCATGGGGGCGGTCCCCGACACCGCGTCCCCGGAGGACCTGGCAATCCTGAAGCAGAGGGTCGAATGCGTTCGATACTGGCTCAACAGCTTCGCTCCCGATGAGGTGAAGTTCGCAGTATGCGAGTGCATGCCCTCCTGCGAACTGTCCGAGCAGGAGAAGAGCTTCCTCAAGGAGCTCCTCGCCGCTATGGAAGGTGTGGAGTGGAAGGGCGAGACCATACATGATGCCATGTATGGGTGTGCCAAGGGAGCCCCCATAGGGGCTCGCGGCGGGTTCCAGGTTTTATACAAGATCTTCTGCAATCAAAAGCAGGGGCCACGCCTGGGATTCTTCCTGTCCACCCTGGACAGGGACTTCGTGTTGGCAAGGATCAGAGAGGCCTCCTGCTGA